In Artemia franciscana chromosome 8, ASM3288406v1, whole genome shotgun sequence, a genomic segment contains:
- the LOC136030222 gene encoding zinc finger protein 84-like: MRTDTGEKPFKCDVCKRSFNQKGNLAKHMRTHTGEKPFKCDICKYSSIWKNALAIHIRTHTGEKPFKCDICKYSSIWKNALAIHTITHTGEKPFKYDVCKRSFNQKGNLAQHMSTHTDEKPFNCKILKQSFYQKNALAMYMRTHTGEKPFKCDVCKRSFNQKSKLAIHMRTHTGEKPFKCDVCKHSCSRKVNLARHMRTHTGEKPFKCDVCKKNFNSKGNLAMQMRIHTGEKPFNCDVCKHSCNRKVNLTRHMRIHTGEKPFKCDMCKYCSIWKHHLAIHMRTHTGEKPFKCDVCKRSFNQKSKLAIHMRTHTGEKPIKCDVCKQSFNQKGHLAMHMRTHTGEKPFKCDVCKHIFNVKRNFAMHMRIHTGEKPFKCDICKYSSIWKNALAIHIRTHTGEKPFKCDVCKRSFNQKSKLATHMRTDTGEKPFKCDVCKHSFNQKGNLAKHMRTQTGEKPFKCDIFKYSSIWKNHLAIHMRTHTGEKAIQV; encoded by the coding sequence ATGAGAACcgacaccggtgaaaagccattcaagtgtgatgtatgcaagcgcagttttaatcagaagggtAATCTTGCCAAACACATGAGAACACACAccggggaaaagccattcaagtgtgacataTGTAAGTACAGCTCTATTTGGAAGAATGCTCTTGCCATACACATTAgaacccacaccggtgaaaagccattcaagtgtgacataTGTAAGTACAGCTCTATTTGGAAGAATGCTCTTGCCATACACACGATaacccacaccggtgaaaagccattcaagtatGATGTATGCAAGcgcagttttaatcagaagggtAATCTTGCCCAACACATGAGTACCCACACCGATGAAAAGCCATTCAactgtaaaatattaaaacaaagtttttatcAGAAGAATGCTCTTGCCATGTacatgagaacccacaccggtgaaaagccattcaagtgtgatgtatgcaagcgcagttttaatcagaagagtaAGCTTGCCATACATATGAGAACCCACACtggggaaaagccattcaagtgtgatgtatgcaagcACAGTTGTAGTCGGAAGGTTAATCTTGCCAGACACATGAGAACACACAccggggaaaagccattcaagtgtgatgtatgcaagaaaaattttaattcgaaGGGTAATCTTGCCATGCAGATGAGAATCCACAccggggaaaagccattcaatTGTGATGTATGCAAGCACAGCTGTAATCGGAAGGTTAATCTTACCAGACACATGAGAATCCACAccggggaaaagccattcaagtgtgacatgTGTAAGTACTGCTCTATTTGGAAGCATCAtcttgccatacacatgagaacccacaccggtgaaaagccattcaagtgtgatgtatgcaagcgcagttttaatcagaagagtaAGCTTGCCATACATATGAGAACCCACACTGGGGAAAAGCCAAtcaagtgtgatgtatgcaagcagagttttaatcagaagggtCATCTTGCCATGCACATGAGAACACACAccggggaaaagccattcaagtgtgatgtatgcaagcACATTTTCAATGTCAAGAGAAATTTTGCCATGCACATGAGAATCCACAccggggaaaagccattcaagtgtgacataTGTAAGTACAGCTCTATTTGGAAGAATGCTCTTGCCATACACATTAgaacccacaccggtgaaaagccattcaagtgtgatgtatgcaagcgcagttttaatcagaagagtaAGCTTGCCACACATATGAGAACCGACACtggggaaaagccattcaagtgtgatgtatgcaagcacagttttaatcagaagggtAATCTTGCCAAACACATGAGAACACAAAccggggaaaagccattcaagtgtgacataTTTAAGTACAGCTCTATTTGGAAGAATCAtcttgccatacacatgagaacACACACCGGGgaaaaagccattcaagtgtga